The Solea solea chromosome 19, fSolSol10.1, whole genome shotgun sequence genome has a window encoding:
- the zfand5b gene encoding AN1-type zinc finger protein 5b has protein sequence MAQETNQSPVPMLCATGCGFYGNPRTNGMCSVCHKEHLSRQNNGGVGSLSAMGSSSGSGSSAEASAIQRLEATLNNAAAAAVAAAEASAEAAAEAEAAATEALSGVSTALTEMSLACEDKGASASKLDLTEPVVSQPTVSVSLPSTAGSEDSKSPEPQKPKKNRCFMCRKKVGLTGFDCRCGNIFCGIHRYSDKHNCPYDYKAEAAAKIRKENPVVVADKIQRI, from the exons ATGGCTCAGGAGACCAATCAGAGCCCGGTTCCTATGCTCTGTGCCACCGGCTGTGGTTTCTATGGCAACCCCAGGACTAACGGCATGTGCTCGGTGTGCCACAAGGAACACCTGTCGAGACAGAACAATGGAGGAGTGGGTTCTCTTAGTGCTATGG gcagcagcagcggcagtggCTCCTCGGCTGAGGCGTCTGCCATCCAGAGGCTGGAGGCCACTTTAAATAACGCTGCAGCGGCTGCAGTCGCCGCTGCAGAAGCCTCAGCTGAAGCCGCTGCTGAGGCCGAGGCTGCTGCCACAGAAGCGCTCAG TGGGGTTTCCACGGCTCTGACTGAGATGAGTCTCGCCTGTGAGGACAAAGGAGCATCAGCGAGTAAACTGGATCTCACAGAGCCAG TGGTGAGTCAGCCCACGGTCTCTGTGTCACTTCCCTCCACTGCTGGCAGTGAAGATTCCAAATCCCCTGAGCCCCAAAAACCCAAGAAGAACCGCTGCTTTATGTGCCGCAAGAAGGTTGGCCTCACAG GTTTCGACTGCCGATGTGGTAACATTTTCTGTGGAATCCACCGTTACTCCGATAAGCACAACTGTCCCTACGACTACAAAGCCGAAGCTGCCGCCAAGATCCGCAAAGAGAACCCTGTAGTCGTCGCCGACAAGATCCAGAGAATATGA
- the LOC131446534 gene encoding annexin A1-like, whose translation MSMFKRFFKGIIRKRDDEDDNDDRDTDHKHKPKPYHGTVVPYPNFSASHDASVLNSAIESKGVDEDVIIAVLVKRSNEQRQKIKAVYEASTGNRLVRDLESALRSDLEDITLALLMTPAQFDAYLIRKATKRLGTDEDVLVEVLATRTNQEIRDLKRAFKEEYDTDLESVIRDETKGDFTEALLAMLRADKDEITHIDMAQAKKDAETLFEAGEHPQGINVSTFIDILTKRSGPQLSKTFQMYASASDVSLPKALGMELRGDIEDCLIDIVKCAWNKSAFFAEKLHKAMKGYGTCEDTLIRVLVSRSEVDLKKIVEEYRAMYDISLQEDILHDTKGHYQRVLLGLCGPH comes from the exons ATGTCCATGTTCAAGAGGTTCTTCAAAGGCATCATCCGCAAAAGAGACGACGAGGACGACAACGAcgacagagacact gacCACAAGCATAAACCGAAGCCGTATCACGGAACCGTCGTCCCGTACCCGAACTTCAGCGCCAGCCACGACGCTTCGGTTCTGAACAGCGCCATCGAGAGTAAAG GAGTGGACGAGGACGTGATCATCGCAGTCCTGGTGAAGAGAAGCAACGAGCAGCGGCAGAAGATCAAAGCTGTCTATGAAGCGTCCACAGGGAAC AGACTGGTCCGGGATCTAGAGTCAGCTCTGCGGTCAGACCTGGAGGACATCACTCTGGCTCTGCTCATGACGCCGGCTCAGTTCGATGCTTACCTGATCAGGAAAGCCACCAag CGTCTGGGGACAGATGAGGACGTCCTGGTGGAGGTTCTGGCGACCAGGACAAACCAAGAGATCCGAGACCTTAAGAGAGCCTTCAAAGAAG agTACGACACAGATCTGGAAAGTGTCATCAGGGACGAGACTAAAGGCGACTTCACTGAGGCTCTTCTGGCCATGCTGAGGGCAGACAAGGACGAGATCACTCACATCGACATGGCTCAGGCCAAAAAGGACGCAGAG ACTCTGTTCGAGGCGGGCGAACATCCGCAAGGAATCAACGTGTCCACTTTCATCGACATCCTGACCAAGCGCAGCGGGCCGCAGCTCTCCAAGA CATTCCAGATGTACGCCTCAGCCAGTGACGTCAGTTTACCTAAAGCGCTGGGCATGGAGCTGAGGGGAGACATCGAAGATTGTCTGATCGACATCG TGAAATGTGCCTGGAACAAATCAGCTTTCTTCGCTGAGAAGCTCCACAAGGCCATGAAG GGCTACGGCACATGTGAGGACACGCTGATCCGGGTGCTGGTCAGTCGCTCTGAGGTCGACCTGAAGAAGATCGTAGAGGAATACAGGGCCATGTATGATATAAGCCTACAGGAAGATATACTG CATGACACTAAGGGACATTATCAGAGGGTCCTACTTGGACTGTGTGGACCCCACTGA
- the ccnb1 gene encoding G2/mitotic-specific cyclin-B1, whose translation MALRVTRNRLASAPAEMAAKTCMVSASTKPRAALGEIRNTRNVAVNKEVQKKVVKAALTKKTKVEQVVEPKQQENVVPIKSEPEVQVLPEPQVLPEPQSPTPMETSGCEPGDLCQAFSDVILHNTIKDVDADDYDNPMLCSEYVKDIYKYLRQLEVDQNVRPSYLQGKEVTGNMRAILIDWLVQVSLKFRLLQETMYMTVAIIDRFLQDHPVPKKQLQLVGVSAMFLASKYEEMYPPEISDFAYVTDRAYTTAQIRDMEMTILRALKFQLGRPLPLQFLRRASKIYEVTAEQHTLAKYLLELTMVDYEMVHFPPSMMACAAFALTLKILDAGEWDVTLQHYMDYTAESLIPVMSHIAKNVVKVNEGLTKHIAIKSKYSTSKQMRIATIAHLKSSVVKDFAKRLQ comes from the exons ATGGCTCTCCGTGTTACCAGA AACCGCTTGGCTTCCGCCCCGGCTGAAATGGCCGCTAAGACCTGCATGGTGTCCGCTTCCACGAAGCCCCGCGCGGCCCTCGGTGAGATCCGTAACACCCGTAACGTCGCAGTGAACAAGGAAGTACAGAAAAAG GTTGTCAAGGCAGCGCTAACAAAAAAGACCAAAGTTGAGCAAGTGGTTGAACCAAAACAACAGGAAAATGTTGTTCCCATTAAATCAGAGCCCGAGGTTCAG GTTCTACCTGAACCACAGGTTCTACCTGAACCACAGTCTCCCACTCCAATGGAGACATCGGGCTGTGAACCCGGCGACCTCTGCCAGGCCTTTTCAGACGTCATTCTCCACAACACCATCAAGGACGTGGACGCTGACGACTACGACAACCCCATGCTCTGCAGCGAGTACGTGAAGGACATCTACAAGTATCTGCGACAGCTCGAG GTTGATCAGAATGTCAGACCCAGTTATCTGCAGGGGAAGGAGGTGACCGGGAACATGCGAGCCATCCTCATTGACTGGCTGGTGCAAGTGAGCCTGAAGTTCCGTCTGCTGCAGGAGACCATGTATATGACCGTGGCCATTATTGACCGCTTTCTTCAG GACCACCCAGTCCCCaagaagcagctgcagctggtCGGTGTCTCCGCCATGTTCCTCGCCTCCAAGTACGAGGAGATGTACCCGCCTGAGATCTCCGACTTTGCCTATGTGACGGACCGGGCATACACCACGGCCCAGATCAGAGACATGGAGATGACCATCCTGCGGGCACTCAAGTTCCAGCTGGGCCGCCCTCTTCCCCTGCAGTTCCTCAGGAGAGCCTCAAAGATCTATGAG GTGACTGCCGAGCAGCACACCCTGGCTAAATACCTCCTGGAACTCACCATGGTCGACTACGAGATGGTCCACTTCCCTCCTTCCATGATGGCCTGCGCTGCCTTTGCTCTGACCCTCAAGATCTTGGATGCTGGAGAATGG GATGTGACACTGCAGCACTACATGGACTACACGGCAGAGAGTTTGATCCCTGTGATGTCACACATCGCCAAGAATGTTGTGAAAGTGAACGAGGGGCTGACCAAGCACATT GCCATCAAGAGCAAATACTCGACGTCGAAGCAGATGAGGATCGCCACCATCGCACATCTCAAGTCTTCGGTCGTGAAGGATTTTGCAAAGCGTCTGCAGTGA
- the tmc2a gene encoding transmembrane channel-like protein 2-A — MPRKADLEDVGIEMDEELSDSDDGATQRRTNRRQAGGRGGAKGRGRGKKPASEEEEDDEEDEAPSRGRRGANKKKPAKKRGGGGDDEDESEDEAPKRKQRGGAANKRRGGKAQGSDKEDSDDGKGKKKGGGKKGGKKEEDKKGKKGDGKGKDADDVKDKKKKKKKKGDSSSDSSSDSDEEDSMSEGEMARLMEEVEEKKKLIGTIRNKPWRMKRRLVQLREAQQFVDKFEGALGKGKGRKWYAYKVMMTKKWIKFQRDFENFRTACIPWERKIKEVESHFGSSVASYFIFLRWMYGMNLVLFGFTFGLVVIPEVLMGLPYGSIPRKTVPRAEQPTAQDYSVLMDFNGYCKYSVLFYGYYNNQRTIGVLKFRLPLSYLMVGIGTFGYSLMVVIRTMAKNSDVGGGDGGEGEFTFAWKMFTSWDYLIGNSETADNKYASITTSFKESIVDEQENQKDENIHLRRFLRVLANFLITCSLGGSGYLIYFVVKRSQGFSSRDDLSWYEKNELELIMSLLGLVCPPLFETIAELEDYHPRIALKWQLGRIFALFLGNLYTFLFALFDEVNTKLEEEQAIQNASIWAMKEYYANYTRLLNDSESTPPPMDPSDVIRGPCWETAVGVEFVKLTVSDIQVTYLTILIGDFARAVIVRFLNYCWCWDLEAGFPSYGEFDISGNVLGLVFNQGMIWMGAFYAPGLVGINVLRLLSSMYYQCWAVMATNVPHERVFKASKSNNFYMGLLLLILFLSLLPVVYTIMTLPPSFDCGPFSGKVKMFDVIMETMDLDLPAFMGTLFSYAANPGLIIPAVLLMVLAIYYLNSVSEAYKNSNLELMKKMQMARDEEKNRRNNMDSTNQVMKDLEDLMPNQSLAPPAPPPEPEKTPEPETKPVKTKPGKGVNLQKDVALASPNPGAQRPVSRPPGPRGQGPGAGPGRGRGRGAPPR, encoded by the exons ATGCCTAGAAAAGCTGACCTGGAAGACG TCGGGATAGAAATGGACGAAGAGTTGAGTGACAGCGACG acgGCGCCACCCAGAGGAGAACAAACAGAAGGCAGGCAGGTGGAAGGGGAGGTGCAAAGGGAAGAGGGCGGGGCAAAAAGCCagccagtgaggaggaggaggacgatgaagaagatgaagctCCTTCGCGTGGACGCAGAGGTGCAAACAAGAAGAAGCCTGCGAAGAaacgtggtggtggtggtgatgatgaggatgagagCGAGGACGAAGCTCCCAAGAGGAAACAACGCGGAGGAGCCGCcaacaagaggagaggaggcaaAGCTCAGGGCAGTGACAAGGAGGACAGCGACGACGGGAAGGGGAagaagaagggaggagggaagaaaggagggaagaaggaggaggacaagaaggGGAAGAAGGGGGACGGCAAGGGGAAGGACGCGGACGACGTcaaggacaagaagaagaagaagaaaaagaagggggACAG TTCATCAGATTCCAGCTCAGACTCTGATGAGGAGGACTCCATGTCAGAGGGTGAGATGGCCCGGctgatggaggaggtggaggaaaagaagaagctgaTCGGCACCATCAGGAATAAGccgtggaggatgaagcggagGCTCGTACAGTTGAG GGAGGCTCAACAATTTGTGGATAAATTCGAAGGTGCGTTGGGCAAAGGAAAAGGCAGGAAGTGGTACGCTTACAAAGTGATGATGACAAAG aaatgGATCAAGTTTCAAAGGGATTTTGAGAATTTCAGAACAGCCTGTATCCCCTGGGAGAGGAAGATCAAAGAAGTGGAGA GTCACTTTGGGTCTTCTGTGGCGTCTTACTTTATCTTCCTGCGCTGGATGTATGGCATGAACCTCGTCCTCTTTGGGTTCACGTTTGGACTGGTGGTCATTCCTGAG GTTCTCATGGGACTTCCCTACGGGTCCATTCCCAGGAAAACTGTCCCCAGAGCAGAGCAGCCCACTGCTCAGGACTACTCTGTCCTCATGGACTTCAAC ggCTACTGCAAATATTCTGTCCTGTTCTACGGATACTACAACAACCAGAGGACCATTGGTGTGCTGAAGTTCAGACTGCCTCTGTCCTACCTCATGGTCGGGATTGGCACATTTGGCTATAGCCTGATGGTCGTGATCCGCAC GATGGCCAAGAACTCTGACGTTGGTGGTGGAGATGGAGGGGAAGGAGAGTTCACGTTTGCCTGGAAGATGTTCACCAGCTGGGATTACCTCATTGGCAACTCGGAGACTGCTGACAACAAATACGCCTCCATCACCACCAGCTTCAAG GAGTCCATCGTGGATGAGCAAGAGAACCAGAAGGATGAGAACATTCACCTGCGCAGGTTCCTCAGAGTCCTGGCTAACTTCCTGATCACCTGCAGCCTCGGTGGCAGCGGGTACCTCATCTACTTTGTGGTGAAAAGGTCTCAGGGTTTTTCTTCAAGGGACGACCTCAGCTGGTACGAGAAGAACGAG TTGGAGCTCATCATGTCTCTGCTGGGTCtcgtgtgtcctcctctgtttgagaCCATCGCTGAGCTGGAGGACTACCATCCTCGGATTGCACTCAAATGGCAACTGGGACGCATCTTTGCCCTCTTCCTGGGAAACCTCTACACTTTCCTGTTTGCCCTGTTTGATGAAGTCAACACCAAG CTGGAAGAAGAGCAGGCCATTCAGAATGCATCTATCTGGGCCATGAAGGAGTACTACGCCAACTACACACGCCTGCTCAATGACTCCGAGTCCACCCCACCACCCATGGACCCTTCTGATGTCATCAGAGGACCCTGCTGGGAAACTGCTGTTGGCGTT GAGTTTGTGAAGCTGACAGTGTCAGACATCCAGGTGACCTACCTGACCATCCTGATTGGTGACTTTGCCAGAGCTGTCATTGTACGCTTCTTGAACTACTGCTGGTGCTGGGACCTGGAGGCTGGATTT CCCTCATATGGAGAGTTCGACATCAGTGGAAATGTACTGGGATTAGTCTTCAACCAAGGGATGATCTG GATGGGTGCGTTTTATGCTCCTGGGCTGGTCGGCATCAACGTGCTCCGCCTCCTCAGCTCCATGTACTACCAGTGCTGGGCCGTCATGGCAACCAACGTCCCCCATGAGAGAGTCTTCAAGGCCTCCAAGTCCAACAACTTCTACATGGGTctgctgctcctcatcctcttcctcagccTGTTACCGGTCGTCTACACCATCATGACGCTGCCGCCTTCCTTTGACTGCGGACCCTTCAG TGGGAAGGTGAAGATGTTTGATGTCATCATGGAGACAATGGACCTGGACCTGCCGGCCTTCATGGGGACGCTCTTCAGCTACGCTGCCAACCCGGGACTCATCATACCAGCAGTTTTACTTATGGT ACTGGCCATTTACTATCTGAACTCTGTGTCTGAGGCCTACAAGAACTCTAACTTGGAGCTGATGAAGAAGATGCAGATG gcgAGGGATGAAGAGAAGAATCGGAGGAACAACATGGATAGCACCAATCAGGTCATGAAGGACCTGGAGGACCTGATGCCAAACCAGTCCCTGGCCCCTCCCGCTCCTCCACCAGAGCCTG AAAAAACACCAGAGCCAGAAACAAAGCCAGTGAAGACGAAGCCCGGTAAAGGCGTGAACCTGCAGAAAGATGTGGCTCTGGCTTCACCCAACCCCGGCGCCCAAAGACCAGTGAGTCGGCCTCCAGGTCCGAGAGGGCAGGGACCGGGTGCAGGACCGGGGCGAGGCCGGGGTAGAGGGGCCCCTCCAAGATAA